A section of the Salvelinus fontinalis isolate EN_2023a chromosome 33, ASM2944872v1, whole genome shotgun sequence genome encodes:
- the LOC129831978 gene encoding reticulon-4 receptor-like 1 yields MFKGGCGLEFLLVLCGLELSWSCPHHCICYTAPSTVSCQAHNFLSVPEGIPPHSERIFLQNNKIHRLLQGHFSPTTVTLWIYSNNITYIEPSTFHGFAQLEELDLGDNRHLRSLAADTFHGLGRLHALHLYRCGLSALPTNIFQGLRNLQYLYLQDNHLEFLQDDIFVDLHNLSHLFLHGNRLWSLHQNTFRGLGALDRLLLHHNQLQWVDRLAFHDLRRLTTLYLFNNSLTELSGDCLALLPALEYLRLNDNPWECDCKALSLWDWLKRFRGSTSSVGCQAPAELAGKDLKQLRKEDFPNCSGSESLHQSKTWAGTDKVSLKKEPDPVPPPHSHPHRPHHNEAPHNPSPPSPLPHPPPSISGESPGSEGQPGVAPPQKPGRARNCTRQRVRGGKGKGQNEVHTLKEMADKEYSLPDFEGGKYDHTSLDGTITRRKHKCPPRTTVRPPSGVQQATNRAMFSQPLVHLSTILGALLPVTIVHILR; encoded by the exons gCTGCGGGCTAGAGTTCCTGCTGGTTCTCTGTGGTCTGGAGCTTTCCTGGTCCTGCCCACACCACTGTATCTGCTACACCGCGCCCAGTACCGTCAGCTGCCAGGCACACAACTTCCTGTCCGTCCCCGAAGGCATTCCCCCACACAGCGAGCGTATCTtcctacagaacaacaagatccaCCGGCTGCTGCAGGGCCACTTCAGCCCCACCACGGTCACACTGTGGATCTACTCCAACAACATCACCTACATCGAGCCCTCTACCTTCCACGGCTTCGCCCAGCTGGAGGAGCTGGACCTGGGGGACAACCGTCACCTGCGTTCCCTGGCTGCAGACACCTTCCATGGGCTGGGCCGGCTCCATGCTCTGCACCTGTACCGCTGTGGGCTCAGTGCGCTGCCCACTAACATCTTCCAGGGGCTACGCAACCTGCAGTATCTGTACCTACAG GATAATCACCTGGAGTTCCTGCAGGATGACAtatttgtggacctccacaaccTGAGCCACCTGTTCCTGCATGGGAACCGTCTGTGGTCGCTGCACCAGAACACCTTCCGGGGGCTGGGGGCCCTGGACCGCCTGCTGCTGCACCACAACCAGCTGCAGTGGGTGGACCGCCTGGCCTTCCACGACCTGCGTCGCCTCACCACCCTCTACCTGTTTAACAACTCACTGACCGAGCTGTCTGGAGACTGCCTGGCACTACTGCCTGCCCTGGAGTACCTGCGCCTCAACGACAACCCCTGGGAGTGTGACTGCAAGGCCCTGTCGCTGTGGGACTGGCTCAAACGCTTCAGAGGTTCTACTTCGTCTGTAGGCTGTCAGGCCCCGGCCGAGCTGGCTGGGAAAGACCTCAAGCAGCTCCGCAAGGAGGACTTCCCCAACTGCTCTGGCTCCGAGTCCCTGCACCAGAGCAAGACCTGGGCCGGGACTGATAAGGTGTCTCTGAAGAAGGAGCCGGACCCGGTGCCACCGCCTCACTCCCACCCCCACCGTCCTCACCACAATGAGGCGCCACACAACCCCTCGCCGCCTTCGCCTCTGCCCCATCCGCCCCCATCCATAAGCGGGGAGTCCCCGGGATCAGAGGGACAGCCTGGGGTTGCGCCCCCTCAGAAGCCAGGCCGTGCTCGGAACTGCACCCGCCAGCGTGTCAGGGGAGGCAAGGGGAAGGGGCAGAACGAGGTGCATACCTTAAAGGAGATGGCCGATAAAGAATATTCCTTGCCTGATTTTGAAGGGGGAAAATATGACCACACGTCCCTGGATGGCACCATCACGCGGAGGAAGCATAAGTGCCCTCCCCGGACCACTGTTCGCCCCCCTAGTGGGGTGCAACAAGCCACCAATAGGGCCATGTTCTCCCAGCCCTTAGTGCATCTCAGTACCATACTGGGAGCTTTGTTGCCCGTGACCATTGTCCATATTCTCCGCTGA